A single Oncorhynchus mykiss isolate Arlee chromosome 22, USDA_OmykA_1.1, whole genome shotgun sequence DNA region contains:
- the LOC110501784 gene encoding microtubule-associated protein 2 isoform X1, which produces MADGRQREDTPPQWDPSGAQDPSPPPAHGANGYPPSYRACQPGTAHGAAPPSYTARENGFNGDHAVTAEQVSARIVQEVTAEAVAVLKGEQETRLPSVEDAANLPPSPPPSPAAEHCFGPLDQDVGDEEEEACPLHHFQNSRERCKFLAPSISVSMPEDDPYHSDEEYYDHPLFSPEWDRSVSSRPSVPAAAFRQIQETVEALTDTFEEEEEEEEEEEEEVLMLEEEMEGAAAEIAAALEELWSGDEPELDSPPAEPLEQAEAIGEAHTVPPIQAEAASAAPEGPNGRVEEEEVAEAEGEEESPEEALKMDTDKPDSERSGSLSPDFTEQESPAFLSRDHTAAPLIPKTDMASPSPSLSPLPSNSQSQAKELSKMSILDEPKTVSEKQLESSNLTTEVESSNLTTDSGSGFTTAGDQGQGQGVPSDSNKDKSGMSAYFETSALKPDEGSKGVQAEGYYELSTAGKEKVLGSSSPTVPSPLEINYSMLAQTQSVEEKSDTMGDQKETLPALDRSNECRLSPGKLALDQRSYSLNITIGSMDPSGHGRPRNFSPLATDIMSFTSGSLEESANLPVTTPSVEKEPPPFRPLILETAASVTSDSSSPPHNTATETPGEKTSPQGSESPESPFPPKYYYKNGTVMAPDLPEMLDLAGSRSRLASENTDPEIMRRKSVPVDAQVLGSDSLANLVLGDQSQNQSLAKSESQLEELGYCVFSEYSGPMPSPADLHSPIDSPPQRFTPMALEEKMVEEKLKIDARDKLAEDEKTSQLAESAGSKEKEETKQMGQKDSASEEKDNKKISHENASMENQKDKPASAVKSAESFVTPTVTVTLEEEEKLGDNGPETDAEMAAYERQIRRLEMEDRPLSMEEERELQELREKVKDKFLVHQEAYEEVDAEDVYQLTGVAKDRIGRPVRPSPASSVESTTEEDNVSVTETEKLKQTGGQTTPKKVDIMVMSPSVSVGGSSITEEDKVLVTETEKPKQTGGQTTPTKLDVMATSPSVSGDGVSATEEDTVPVMETEKPKQNGGQTTPTKVDIMVTSPSVSGDGVSTTEEDKVPVMEIEKPKQTGGQTTPTKVDIMVTSPSVSGDGVSTTEEDKVPVMEIEKPKQTGGQTTPTKVDIMVTSPSVSVDGVSTTEEDKISITETEKPKQTGGQTTPTKLNVMVTSPSVSGDGVSTTEEDKVPVTEIEKPKQNGGQTTPTKVDIMVTSPSVSGGVVSTPEEENVPVMEIEKPKQTGGQTTPTKIDVMVTSPSVSGDGVSTTEEENVSVMEIEKPKQTGGQTTPTKIDVMTTSPSVSGCGVSTTEEDDEKVSKEELKEQVVEVKERTMEENKKVEGEEEDTEQAVEPDEIMIKIKPSMPVEKEEEVEKDRMTNKEEEEEEDSKVLAGAGAAVIDVPEPRAAIESVVTVEDDFITVVQTIEEGEEPGHSVRFSAPPEPETPEEEEEESQEVEIMEAASLEEVGDVSEEVLEKELQASPEKEVQLETEGQTESYDRDETTMDDSILDSSWVDTQDLSTVDVDDDMSMAAEQIEPLTADRVPAPPVKKYKTLQQQKQEKQPVKPKAKSGRVRGREGCVSTPERKPVRKETVCIPREDIKKKKAVNKKTELTKKAETRSSPSRKSVLKPTAVRHPSPAQPQPHPCARRKPTVGVPEGRRPLSVARQSRDRASSPPLTKIPTCKTRVVTLLPPRPNSSCSSHTKKNLLGEVELDRPRPSSGGPRDSTTLPRLIYTDGGSQSPKRSSLPRPASVPRPASILSRRIHHQPHDQEESSTSITSSGSTAPRRPTSFSTEVRAEHRTGRAPSWTGTQSMRSRSLCTTTRTPGSTAISPGTPPSYSYSCRTPGTPLTPGTPRSRSLLQEKKVALLRTPPKSPATTPKQLRILNQPLPDLKNIKSKIGSTDNIKYQPKGGQIQILNKKLDFSHVQSKCGSKDNMKHSPRGGHVLIPSVKLDFSHVQSRCGSLDKRQYAAGGGNVQIQTKKIDLSHVTSKCGSLDNIRHRPGGGNVRIESVKLDFKDKAQPKVGSLDNAHHTPGGGHIMIESHKLLFRDMAKARVDHGAEIIVTQSPEMGMSGTVSPHRDSHLSSSGSINLLESPQLATLAEDVTAALAKQGL; this is translated from the exons CAAG ATgtaggggatgaggaggaggaggcctgcCCTCTCCACCACTTCCAAAATTCTCGGGAGAGGTGCAAGTTCCTCGCCCCCTCCATCTCTGTGTCTATGCCCGAGGATGACCCCTACCACTCTGACGAGGAATACTATGATCACCCCTTGTTCAGCCCTGAGTGGGATCGCTCGGTCTCCTCTCGGCCCTCAGTGCCGGCCGCTGCCTTTAGACAGATCCAAG AGACCGTCGAGGCTCTTACAGACACattcgaggaggaggaggaggaggaggaggaggaggaggaagaggtgttgatgttggaggaggagatggaagggGCAGCAGCAGAAATCGCAGCAGCTCTTGAGGAGCTGTGGAGTGGGGATGAGCCTGAGCTGGACAGCCCCCCAGCCGAGCCCTTAGAGCAGGCAGAGGCCATAGGCGAGGCCCATACTGTGCCACCCATACAGGCCGAGGCAGCTAGTGCCGCCCCAGAAGGCCCTAacgggagggtggaggaggaggaggtggcagaggctgagggggaggaggagagtccTGAGgaag CCTTGAAGATGGACACGGACAAACCAGACAGCGAGAGGAGTGGATCCCTCAGCCCAGACTTCACTGAACAAGAGAGTCCAGCTTTCCTCAGCAGGGACCACACAGCAGCACCCCTGATCCCCAAAACGGACATggcttccccttccccttctctGTCCCCTTTACCTTCAAACAGCCAGAGCCAAGCCAAAGAGCTTAGCAAAATGTCTATACTGGATGAACCTAAAACAGTCTCAGAGAAGCAGCTTGAGTCCAGTAACCTCACGACGGAGGTTGAGTCCAGTAACCTCACGACGGATTCAGGGTCTGGGTTCACTACAGCTGGAGACCAAGGTCAAGGACAAGGGGTCCCATCTGACTCTAACAAAGACAAATCGGGCATGTCAGCTTATTTCGAGACTTCGGCCCTGAAGCCAGACGAGGGATCCAAGGGGGTTCAAGCAGAAGGTTATTATGAACTGAGCACCGCAGGAAAAGAGAAGGTCTTAGGGAGCAGTTCCCCAACAGTTCCGTCACCCCTTGAGATCAACTACAGCATGCTGGCACAAACACAGTCAGTGGAGGAGAAATCAGACACGATGGGAGATCAAAAGGAGACCTTACCGGCCCTGGACAGGAGTAACGAATGTAGGCTGTCTCCTGGGAAGCTGGCCCTGGATCAAAGAAGCTACTCTCTCAACATTACGATTGGATCGATGGATCCCAGTGGTCATGGACGACCTAGAAACTTCTCCCCACTGGCCACGGATATCATGTCTTTTACCAGCGGCAGTCTGGAGGAGTCTGCCAATCTCCCAGTCACCACCCCATCTGTGGAGAAGGAGCCACCACCCTTCCGTCCCCTGATCCTGGAGACGGCAGCCTCAGTCACGTCCGACTCTTCATCTCCTCCCCACAACACAGCAACAGAGACCCCTGGTGAAAAGACCAGCCCCCAGGGGTCAGAGTCCCCAGAATCACCCTTCCCACCCAAATACTACTACAAAAACGGGACAGTCATGGCTCCTGACCTACCTGAAATGCTGGACCTTGCGGGAAGCAGGTCTAGACTGGCTTCTGAGAACACTGACCCTGAGATCATGAGGAGGAAGTCTGTCCCTGTGGACGCCCAAGTCCTTGGCAGCGACTCCCTGGCTAACCTGGTTCTGGGGGACCAGAGTCAGAACCAGAGTCTTGCCAAGAGTGAGAGCCAGCTGGAGGAGTTGGGTTACTGTGTGTTCAGTGAGTACTCAGGGCCCATGCCTTCCCCTGCTGACCTCCATAGTCCCATTGACTCCCCGCCCCAGCGCTTTACCCCTATGGCTCTGGAGGAAAAGATGGTGGAGGAGAAACTGAAAATCGATGCCAGAGACAAACTAGCCGAAGACGAGAAGACCAGTCAGTTAGCTGAGAGCGCCGGTTCCAAAGAAAAAGAAGAAACCAAACAAATGGGACAGAAGGATTCAGCTTCAGAGGAAAAAGACAACAAAAAGATCAGCCATGAAAATGCTTCCATGGAAAACCAAAAAGATAAACCAGCTTCAGCTGTGAAGTCAGCCGAGTCCTTTGTAACTCCTACAGTGACGGTTAccctggaagaggaggagaagctAGGAGACAACGGACCCGAGACAGATGCTGAGATGGCTGCCTATGAGAGGCAGATCCGCCGGCTGGAGATGGAGGACAGGCCCCTGAGCATGGAGGAGGAGCGGGAGCTGCAGGAGCTCAGGGAGAAAGTGAAGGACAAGTTCCTGGTGCACCAGGAGGCATACGAGGAGGTGGATGCTGAAGACGTCTACCAACTGACTGGAGTTGCCAAGGACAGGATCGGCAGGCCCGTTAGGCCCTCCCCAGCCTCCTCTGTGGAGagtaccacagaagaagacaatgTTTCAGTTACGGAGACAGAGAAACTTAAACAGACGGGAGGTCAGACAACGCCAAAGAAGGTTGACATCATGGTGATGTCTCCATCTGTGTCAGTTGGTGGTTCGAGCATCACAGAAGAAGACAAGGTTTTAGTTACGGAGACAGAGAAACCTAAGCAGACAGGAGGTCAGACAACACCAACAAAGCTTGACGTCATGGCAACGTCTCCATCTGTGTCAGGTGATGGTGTAAGCGCCACAGAAGAAGACACGGTTCCTGTTATGGAGACAGAGAAACCTAAACAGAATGGAGGTCAGACAACGCCAACGAAGGTTGACATCATGGTGACTTCTCCATCTGTGTCAGGTGATGGTGTgagcaccacagaagaagacaaggTTCCAGTTATGGAAATAGAGAAACCTAAACAGACGGGAGGTCAGACAACACCAACCAAGGTTGACATCATGGTAACTTCTCCATCTGTGTCAGGTGATGGTGTgagcaccacagaagaagacaaggTTCCAGTTATGGAAATAGAGAAACCTAAACAGACGGGAGGTCAGACAACACCAACCAAGGTTGACATCATGGTGACTTCTCCGTCTGTGTCAGTTGATGGTGTgagcaccacagaagaagacaagaTTTCAATTACGGAGACAGAGAAACCTAAACAGACGGGAGGTCAGACAACACCAACAAAGCTTAACGTCATGGTGACGTCTCCCTCTGTGTCAGGTGATGGTGTgagcaccacagaagaagacaaggTTCCAGTTACGGAAATAGAGAAACCTAAACAGAATGGAGGTCAGACAACACCAACCAAGGTTGACATCATGGTGACTTCTCCATCTGTGTCAGGTGGTGTTGTGAGCACCCCAGAAGAAGAAAATGTTCCAGTTATGGAAATAGAGAAACCTAAACAGACGGGAGGTCAGACAACGCCAACAAAGATTGACGTCATGGTGACGTCTCCCTCTGTGTCAGGTGATGGTGTgagcaccacagaagaagaaaatgtTTCAGTTATGGAAATAGAGAAACCTAAACAGACGGGAGGTCAGACAACGCCAACAAAGATTGACGTTATGACGACGTCTCCATCTGTGTCAGGTTGTGGTGTGAGCACCACAGAAGAAGATGACGAGAAAGTTAGCAaagaggagctgaaggagcaggttGTAGAGGTCAAAGAGAGGACCATGGAAGAAAATAAaaaggtagagggggaggaggaggatacaGAGCAGGCAGTGGAACCAGATGAAATCATGATAAAGATAAAACCATCAATGCCtgtagagaaagaagaggaggttgAGAAGGATAGAATGACAaacaaggaggaagaggaggaggaagatagcaAAGTTCTGGCAGGGGCAGGAGCAGCGGTGATTGATGTTCCAGAACCCAGAGCTGCCATAGAGTCAGTGGTGACTGTAGAAGATGACTTCATCACTGTAGTCCAGACCATCGAAGAGGGTGAGGAGCCAGGACACAGCGTGCGGTTTTCCGCTCCGCCCGAGCCTGAGacaccagaggaggaggaggaggagtcccAGGAGGTGGAGATCATGGAGGCAGCTAGTCTAGAGGAGGTGGGGGATGTCTCAGAGGAGGTCCTTGAGAAGGAGTTGCAGGCCTCCCCAGAGAAGGAGGTGCAGTTGGAGAccgagggacagacagagagctacGACAGAGACGAGACCACCATGGACGACTCCATCCTAGACAGCTCTTGGGTCGATACTCAAG ATCTCTCCACTGTCGATGTGGATGATGACATGAGCATGGCTGCCGAGCAGATCGAGCCCCTGACAGCCGACCGGGTCCCAGCCCCACCAGTCAAGAAGTACAAGACTCTCCAGCAGCAGAAGCAGGAAAAGCAGCCAGTGAAGCCCAAGGCTAAAAGCGGGCGTGTGAGGGGGCGCGAGGGGTGCGTCTCCACCCCTGAACGTAAACCCGTCCGCAAGGAGACTGTCTGTATCCCCAGGGAAGACATCAAGAAGAAAAAAG CCGTGAACAAGAAGACTGAGCTGACTAAGAAAGCAGAGACGCGCTCCTCTCCATCCCGGAAGAGTGTGTTAAAGCCTACTGCGGTCCGACACCCAAGTCCCGCCCAGCCCCAACCCCACCCCTGTGCTAGGAGGAAACCTACAG TGGGTGTACCAGAAGGTCGTCGGCCCCTCAGTGTAGCTAGACAGTCTCGGGACAGAGCCTCA TCACCACCATTAACAAAGATCCCAACCTGTAAAACGCGAGTGGTCACCCTCCTGCCCCCCCGCCCTAACTCGTCCTGCTCCTCCCACACTAAAAAGAACTTGCTGGGGGAGGTGGAGCTTGATAGGCCCCGCCCCTCCTCAGGTGGGCCTCGTGACTCTACCACACTACCCAGACTGATATACACG gaTGGCGGTTCGCAGAGCCCAAAAAGGTCGTCCCTGCCCCGGCCTGCTTCTGTCCCGCGGCCTGCCTCTATCCTCAGCCGGCGTATCCACCACCAACCACATGACCAGGAGGAGAGCTCCACCTCTATCACCAGCTCCGGCTCTACCGCACCCCGTAGACCCACGT CATTCAGTACAGAGGTCAGGGCGGAGCATAGGACAGGACGCGCCCCTAGTTGGACAG GCACACAGTCGATGCGTTCCCGTTCGCTGTGCACCACAACCCGCACCCCAGGGTCCACAGCCATCTCCCCGGGGACTCCTCCCAGCTATAGCTACTCCTGCCGCACACCTGGGACCCCTCTCACCCCTGGCACACCCCGTTCTCGAAGCCTGCTGCAGGAGAAGAAG GTGGCTCTGCTCCGCACCCCTCCCAAGTCACCTGCTACCACTCCCAAACAGCTCCGCATCCTTAACCAGCCCCTTCCCGACCTCAAGAACATCAAGTCCAAGATCGGCTCCACAGACAACATCAAGTACCAGCCCAAGGGGGGACAG ATTCAGATTTTAAACAAGAAGCTGGACTTCAGTCACGTACAGTCAAAATGCGGATCCAAGGATAACATGAAGCATTCTCCTCGTGGAGGCCAT GTGCTTATTCCCAGTGTTAAACTGGACTTTAGCCATGTTCAGTCTAGGTGTGGCTCCCTGGACAAAAGACAGTATGCTGCGGGAGGGGGAAAT GTGCAGATTCAGACCAAGAAGATTGACCTGAGTCACGTGACCTCCAAGTGTGGATCGCTGGACAACATCCGCCACCGGCCAG GGGGAGGTAACGTGCGCATAGAGAGTGTGAAGCTGGACTTTAAAGACAAGGCCCAGCCCAAGGTGGGTTCCCTGGATAATGCACACCACACCCCTGGTGGAGGCCACATTATG ATCGAAAGCCACAAGCTGTTGTTCCGTGATATGGCCAAGGCCCGGGTGGACCACGGGGCGGAGATCATTGTGACCCAGTCTCCGGAAATGGGCATGTCAGGGACGGTGTCCCCCCACCGCGACAGCCACCTGTCCTCCTCTGGCAGCATCAACTTGCTGGAGTCTCCACAGCTAGCCACTCTAGCTGAAGACGTCACCGCCGCCCTGGCCAAGCAGGGCTTGTGA